A genomic region of Leptolyngbya sp. NIES-2104 contains the following coding sequences:
- a CDS encoding glycoside hydrolase family 10 protein, whose protein sequence is MPIQFRIRFQHWKKAVLIPLFLVSLFTVLLTGTPGMAQIEVPQIETPSVTSPIVSPPAVRPEIRGVWLTLNDLDVMKDRTKVQDAMNQLGRLNFNTIYPVIWNSGYVTYSSAVAQQQGIQPFVYRGSDGHDILADVVDRAHRQGLLVLPWFEFGFMTPQTSELAVNHPEWLTQQRNGDQTSISGAGEVAWLNPFHPQVQQFITSLVVEVMTQYNVDGIQFDDNMSLPREFGYDPYTRALYKRETKKDVPNNPADQAWMRWRANKITAFMVQLKKAVRDRKPNAIISISPNYYDFAYKFHLQDWIAWIRQGIADELIVQVYRSDLQSFIQKLTRPEIQIALQRVPTGIGIFTGQRTNPVSIRQIQEQTQAARDRGLGVAYFYYESLWDIAPEPASYRQAGFQALFPEPAYRSSSR, encoded by the coding sequence ATGCCGATTCAATTTCGCATTCGGTTCCAGCATTGGAAAAAAGCGGTTCTGATTCCGCTCTTTTTGGTGTCTTTGTTCACAGTGCTCCTCACTGGAACTCCTGGAATGGCTCAAATTGAAGTGCCGCAAATTGAGACACCCAGCGTAACTTCTCCGATCGTTTCTCCTCCAGCCGTTCGCCCAGAAATTCGTGGGGTGTGGCTGACGTTAAACGATCTCGATGTGATGAAAGACCGCACAAAAGTTCAAGACGCGATGAATCAATTAGGGCGCTTGAATTTCAATACGATTTACCCGGTAATTTGGAATTCGGGGTATGTGACTTATTCGAGTGCTGTTGCTCAACAGCAAGGGATTCAGCCGTTTGTTTATCGCGGCTCAGATGGGCATGACATTCTCGCGGATGTTGTCGATCGTGCTCATCGTCAAGGCTTGCTCGTTTTGCCTTGGTTCGAGTTCGGCTTTATGACTCCGCAGACTTCTGAACTCGCTGTGAATCATCCGGAGTGGCTCACTCAACAGCGCAACGGCGACCAAACTTCGATCAGTGGCGCGGGCGAAGTGGCTTGGCTCAATCCCTTCCATCCTCAAGTGCAGCAGTTTATTACTTCGCTCGTGGTCGAAGTGATGACTCAATATAATGTGGACGGGATTCAGTTCGATGACAATATGAGCCTGCCGCGTGAGTTTGGTTACGATCCGTACACTCGCGCTCTATATAAAAGAGAAACCAAGAAAGATGTCCCGAACAATCCAGCCGACCAAGCTTGGATGCGATGGAGAGCGAACAAGATCACGGCGTTCATGGTGCAATTGAAAAAGGCAGTTCGCGATCGTAAACCTAACGCGATCATTTCTATCTCTCCGAACTACTATGACTTCGCCTACAAGTTCCATCTGCAAGATTGGATCGCCTGGATACGACAAGGAATCGCGGATGAATTGATCGTGCAGGTGTATCGATCGGACTTGCAAAGCTTCATTCAAAAACTCACTCGCCCAGAAATTCAAATCGCCTTGCAGCGAGTTCCGACCGGAATCGGCATCTTTACTGGACAAAGAACGAATCCGGTTTCGATTCGCCAAATTCAGGAGCAAACTCAGGCAGCACGCGATCGCGGTTTAGGAGTTGCCTATTTCTACTACGAAAGTCTCTGGGATATCGCACCCGAACCCGCGAGTTATCGGCAGGCAGGATTTCAGGCGTTATTTCCAGAACCTGCTTATCGATCGTCGAGTCGGTAG
- a CDS encoding SGNH/GDSL hydrolase family protein codes for MKRYFKLSVLLGFALLVSSPSVLPAISSPKVDKLPTVDWWRSKVKSQVTASSGKRYSGCIFGDSISSGLGNTLGQSNYNFAMGGMSSVSLLEQVKQLKAGNVQCQKAVIAIGTNDAMFSISNGSFKNNLRQIVTITRTLGASEITLIPAFYSTVEASYNPNVAGTLDRVDEISELIRQVAAEQDVKLIANEIQPLFRDRALKQEVTFDGVHLNDSGKAIYRQVLLNLLNNSAVSSR; via the coding sequence ATGAAGCGCTATTTCAAACTCAGTGTACTGCTTGGATTCGCGCTGCTTGTCAGTTCTCCGTCTGTGCTTCCAGCCATTTCTTCCCCCAAAGTTGATAAGCTTCCAACAGTTGACTGGTGGCGCTCTAAAGTGAAGTCTCAAGTCACGGCAAGCAGTGGAAAGCGCTACAGCGGCTGTATCTTCGGTGATTCGATTTCGTCCGGGTTGGGCAATACACTCGGACAGTCGAACTATAACTTTGCAATGGGCGGCATGAGTTCAGTTTCCCTGCTCGAACAAGTGAAGCAGTTGAAAGCGGGAAACGTGCAATGTCAAAAAGCCGTGATTGCGATCGGCACCAATGACGCGATGTTTTCGATTAGTAATGGCAGTTTCAAAAACAATCTCCGCCAAATTGTTACGATCACGCGCACGTTAGGCGCTTCTGAAATTACTTTAATTCCTGCGTTCTATTCCACAGTGGAAGCGAGTTACAACCCAAATGTTGCTGGAACCCTCGATCGTGTCGATGAGATTAGCGAATTAATTCGGCAAGTCGCAGCGGAACAAGATGTGAAATTAATCGCGAATGAAATTCAACCGCTATTTCGCGATCGTGCTCTCAAACAAGAAGTGACCTTTGATGGGGTTCACCTCAATGACAGCGGCAAAGCCATTTATCGCCAAGTGCTTCTAAATTTGTTGAATAATTCCGCTGTGAGTTCGCGTTAA
- the uraH gene encoding hydroxyisourate hydrolase, translated as MGKLTTHVLDTAHGCPAANLKIELWSIDADQRTHLKTVTTNSDGRTDSPMLSESEIKVGTYELVFAIGDYFAAKSTNSTEPRFFDRVPIRFGISDADAHYHVPLLASPWSYSTYRGS; from the coding sequence ATGGGTAAGCTGACAACTCACGTTCTCGATACGGCTCACGGCTGTCCAGCAGCGAATTTGAAGATTGAACTTTGGTCGATCGATGCCGATCAGCGAACCCATTTGAAAACGGTGACGACGAATTCTGATGGTCGAACCGATAGCCCGATGTTGAGCGAGTCAGAAATCAAAGTCGGAACGTATGAGTTAGTGTTTGCGATCGGAGATTATTTCGCTGCAAAATCCACGAATTCGACTGAGCCGCGATTTTTCGATCGAGTTCCGATTCGATTTGGCATTTCGGATGCGGATGCTCATTATCATGTGCCGCTGTTGGCTTCTCCGTGGTCGTACAGTACCTATCGAGGCAGTTAA
- a CDS encoding endonuclease domain-containing protein, translating to MEKLPTILFPSNPRSPLPPVGTHHKARRGRSENQFERDLWRYFPGKIHTELLVKRPELNQPYVPDFAYLDRDLAIDIEVDEPYTIDTRKPLHFLDCPKDRSRNQFFTDHGWIVIRFSEAQVIKTPASCCKTIASTIAKVSGDNTIMNAFRDIPTLKPDRRWTIEQAEKLAAQNYREQLQLKAEPSKPNLMNGDLSFHCPACGELVRWRGHYVSCTNCGYDQFVL from the coding sequence ATGGAGAAATTGCCCACGATCCTATTTCCAAGCAATCCCCGATCGCCGTTGCCGCCAGTCGGAACTCATCATAAAGCACGACGCGGACGATCGGAAAACCAATTTGAACGCGACTTATGGCGATACTTTCCCGGCAAGATTCACACCGAATTACTCGTGAAACGTCCCGAATTGAATCAGCCTTATGTTCCGGATTTTGCTTATCTCGATCGAGATCTCGCGATCGATATCGAAGTCGATGAACCGTATACGATCGACACTCGTAAACCGCTACATTTTCTAGACTGTCCGAAAGATCGATCGCGCAATCAATTCTTCACCGATCACGGCTGGATTGTGATTCGATTCAGCGAAGCTCAAGTGATCAAAACCCCAGCCAGTTGTTGTAAAACGATCGCATCGACGATCGCCAAAGTTTCCGGCGACAACACGATCATGAATGCCTTTCGTGACATTCCGACCTTAAAACCCGATCGACGGTGGACGATCGAACAAGCCGAAAAACTCGCCGCTCAGAATTACCGAGAACAGCTACAACTCAAAGCAGAACCCTCAAAACCGAATTTGATGAACGGCGACTTAAGCTTTCACTGTCCAGCCTGTGGGGAATTAGTTCGATGGCGAGGACACTATGTAAGCTGTACAAACTGCGGATATGACCAATTCGTTCTTTAA
- a CDS encoding PP2C family protein-serine/threonine phosphatase yields the protein MTAVPLPRPSSQPPERSNSGSPDVTPVFALKELVARLNREQHKIQDLLSSLGFALRSFSNLNQFLELIPLMASRVTDADGGALILFRPNGQVKLERLHCQDAKWGQELRKGLEIATRQITASLTGLPPGEALARSSQVVAMLDHQITRHLGGEIQIFGTGILVKNNERGRLYVFSRESDYTWTETRQKLVRLVADQTAVAIENDELTVELKKKERLDRELEIGADIQLRLLPRQCPAIDGIELAALCKTANRVGGDYYDFIPADYGQTRKANPSNSDGKWSLAIGDVMGKGVPAGLIMTMTRGMLRAEVLNGHSPARILQHLNQVMYADLENSNRFVTLFYSEYDPKTRLLSYSNAAHNPPLLWHAATNTIKRLDTHGMLIGLDIETQFQDAQAQLEPGDTLIYYTDGFTDAANQYGQRFDEENLISAFRWACQHFDDPQQILKYLFDCVQQFIGVGNPNSDDMTLVVLRVKPMPDQTS from the coding sequence ATGACTGCTGTGCCCCTTCCCCGTCCCTCTTCTCAACCACCTGAGCGCAGCAACTCAGGTTCCCCAGATGTGACTCCAGTTTTCGCCTTGAAGGAACTGGTGGCACGTCTCAATCGGGAGCAGCATAAAATCCAAGATTTACTGAGTTCACTGGGTTTTGCCCTTCGCAGTTTCAGCAATCTCAATCAATTTCTGGAACTTATCCCCCTGATGGCAAGTCGTGTTACTGATGCTGACGGCGGCGCATTAATTTTGTTCCGCCCGAATGGTCAGGTGAAATTAGAACGCCTTCATTGTCAGGACGCAAAATGGGGTCAGGAACTCCGAAAAGGGCTAGAAATTGCGACTCGTCAAATTACAGCATCATTAACCGGACTGCCACCGGGAGAGGCTTTAGCGCGATCGTCTCAAGTCGTCGCCATGCTCGATCACCAGATCACCCGGCATCTAGGCGGAGAAATTCAAATCTTCGGCACTGGAATTCTTGTTAAAAATAACGAACGCGGTCGGCTTTACGTCTTTAGTCGAGAGTCCGATTACACCTGGACAGAAACGCGCCAAAAACTGGTTCGACTGGTGGCGGATCAGACGGCAGTGGCGATCGAGAATGATGAACTAACAGTCGAACTGAAGAAAAAAGAACGGCTCGATCGCGAACTCGAAATTGGAGCCGATATTCAATTGCGCTTGTTACCGCGTCAATGCCCCGCGATCGATGGCATTGAACTTGCCGCACTCTGTAAAACGGCGAACCGAGTTGGGGGCGATTATTACGACTTTATTCCCGCAGATTATGGACAGACGCGAAAAGCGAATCCGAGTAATTCAGATGGGAAATGGAGTTTAGCGATCGGGGATGTGATGGGAAAAGGCGTTCCCGCAGGTCTAATCATGACGATGACTCGCGGAATGCTTCGGGCTGAAGTTTTAAACGGTCACTCTCCCGCCCGAATTCTTCAGCATCTGAATCAAGTCATGTATGCTGATTTAGAAAACTCGAATCGGTTTGTGACGCTGTTTTACTCCGAGTACGATCCGAAAACTCGTCTTTTGTCCTACAGCAATGCGGCACACAATCCGCCGTTACTCTGGCACGCTGCGACGAATACAATCAAACGGTTGGATACTCATGGAATGCTGATCGGTTTAGACATCGAAACTCAGTTCCAAGATGCTCAGGCGCAATTGGAACCCGGAGATACGCTGATCTATTACACCGACGGTTTCACCGATGCCGCAAATCAGTACGGACAGCGATTTGATGAGGAAAATCTAATCAGCGCGTTCCGGTGGGCATGTCAGCATTTTGATGATCCGCAGCAGATTTTGAAGTACTTATTCGACTGTGTGCAGCAGTTTATCGGGGTCGGTAATCCGAATTCGGATGATATGACGCTGGTCGTGCTGCGGGTCAAGCCGATGCCTGATCAAACATCATGA
- a CDS encoding helix-turn-helix domain-containing protein, which produces MGRAGKALGLILKNYGINQNQLAIAMSIDRSSISRWIAETREPSAESVLEIRDALETLDTAAAAEFTRLYWGKDELSE; this is translated from the coding sequence ATGGGACGGGCAGGAAAAGCACTAGGACTAATTTTGAAGAATTACGGTATTAACCAAAATCAACTCGCGATCGCCATGAGTATCGATCGTTCTAGTATCAGTCGCTGGATCGCTGAAACTCGTGAACCTTCTGCGGAGTCTGTTCTAGAAATTCGAGATGCACTAGAAACGCTCGATACAGCCGCAGCAGCAGAATTTACTCGATTGTACTGGGGAAAAGATGAGTTGAGTGAGTAA
- a CDS encoding MHYT domain-containing protein translates to MLHSVEDLVATSDFRLIVLSVLISFIGSYTAIDIAEQIPIDSARSRQFWLIGSGIVLGLTIWAMHFTGILAHTLPIPVGYNFLLLLLSVAIAINGSIIGVWIANQFEVWWILGAVMIGSTIIAMHYISMAALQMAARQVYDLPLVLVSGVIAIAGSLGGFWLLRFRENNAIFSRWRQVIGSAGSMGIAISGMHYGAMIATHIRAATTQSPQIEPISSRVLAIVIGVAALLILTGALLASFFGRQLTAERARIEALQITEAQLEELVRQRTKELEQEKFASEAASQAKSAFLSNTSHELRTPLTAIIGFSSVLLEQVFGALTPRQLQYVQQISDAGYQLLALINDLLDLAKAESGREVVEIGSVSVEAVCQACFDTLQGQAEHRGLAFSYAIEAGITTCTADERRVTQILLNLLANAIKFTEVGSVTLSVRQVESSIEFEICDTGIGIAPIDREKLFQPFQQLDQGLARKYQGTGLGLALSQKLAQLQGGEITVKSTIGEGSCFTLHLPQESRSLG, encoded by the coding sequence ATGCTTCACTCTGTCGAAGACCTCGTTGCGACCTCTGACTTTCGCTTAATTGTTCTGTCAGTGCTGATTTCTTTTATCGGTTCTTACACCGCGATCGACATTGCAGAACAGATCCCGATCGACTCTGCTCGATCGCGTCAATTTTGGCTGATTGGTAGTGGAATTGTGCTGGGGCTGACCATCTGGGCAATGCACTTTACTGGAATTTTGGCACACACATTGCCAATTCCCGTTGGCTATAATTTTCTGCTGCTCCTGCTATCGGTGGCGATTGCGATCAATGGATCGATCATCGGAGTCTGGATTGCAAATCAGTTTGAAGTGTGGTGGATTCTCGGTGCAGTCATGATCGGCAGCACGATCATTGCGATGCACTATATTTCAATGGCAGCGTTGCAAATGGCAGCCCGCCAAGTTTACGATCTGCCGCTGGTGTTGGTGTCGGGAGTGATTGCGATCGCGGGTTCACTCGGAGGGTTTTGGCTCTTACGATTTCGAGAAAACAATGCGATTTTTTCTCGATGGCGGCAAGTCATTGGCAGTGCTGGATCGATGGGCATTGCAATCTCTGGAATGCACTATGGCGCGATGATTGCAACGCACATTCGAGCGGCTACGACCCAATCGCCTCAGATTGAACCGATTAGTAGTCGAGTTTTAGCGATCGTCATTGGTGTTGCAGCATTACTGATTTTGACCGGGGCACTTTTGGCATCGTTTTTTGGACGGCAGTTGACTGCTGAACGGGCAAGAATCGAAGCCTTACAAATCACAGAAGCTCAGTTAGAAGAACTGGTGCGGCAGCGGACAAAAGAATTAGAACAGGAAAAATTCGCCTCTGAAGCGGCAAGTCAAGCCAAAAGCGCTTTTCTCTCGAATACCAGTCATGAGTTGCGAACGCCATTAACCGCAATCATTGGCTTTTCGAGTGTGTTGTTAGAGCAAGTGTTTGGAGCCTTGACCCCTCGTCAGCTTCAGTATGTTCAGCAAATTTCTGATGCGGGTTATCAACTTCTAGCTTTGATCAATGATTTGTTAGATTTAGCTAAAGCTGAGTCTGGGCGTGAAGTAGTTGAGATTGGTTCTGTTTCGGTAGAAGCGGTGTGTCAAGCTTGTTTTGACACGCTTCAGGGACAAGCAGAACATCGAGGGTTAGCGTTTTCGTATGCGATCGAGGCTGGAATTACAACCTGCACTGCCGATGAACGTCGTGTGACTCAAATTTTGCTCAATCTGCTCGCGAATGCGATTAAGTTCACTGAAGTGGGTTCTGTAACGCTCAGTGTTCGACAGGTTGAAAGCTCGATCGAGTTTGAGATTTGCGATACGGGAATTGGAATTGCGCCAATCGATCGAGAAAAGCTGTTTCAACCCTTTCAACAGCTTGATCAAGGCTTAGCTCGCAAATATCAAGGAACGGGTTTAGGGTTAGCTCTGTCTCAGAAGTTAGCTCAACTTCAGGGCGGTGAGATTACGGTGAAATCAACGATCGGTGAAGGTAGTTGTTTTACATTGCATTTACCTCAAGAATCACGCTCTTTAGGCTAG
- a CDS encoding ABC transporter ATP-binding protein has translation MARSRGQLQKLGAYLRPHWRDATLGVLALLVVNSIGIYIPLQIRDAVDKLSVTFSVNEILFYALLILVLASVMWVMRMTSRILLFGVGRQVEFDLKQKIFNHLLKLEPAYFAANTVGDLINRATSDVDNIRRLLGFAVLSLANTIFAYALTLPAMVAIDARLSLMALSVYPFMLILVSLFSNRLRSQQLTVQEELSTVSELVQEDMSGIALIKIYGQEENERRAFREYNRSLLNANLKLALTRNILFPILQGIAYGSALILLWFGGGSIARGEITVGDFIALLIFVERLAFPTALLGFTITAYQRGEVSIDRIEAILSVEPKIQDAKDAIPLPVAQVQGKLSAKDLTFRYPGSSQPNLDRINFAISPGETVAIVGAIGSGKSTLANALPRLLDIDPNQLLLDGYDITDLRLEDLRGAIAYVPQESFLFSTTIRNNIRYGKPMAEQDEVELAAKIAQIHGEILNFPQHYDTIVGERGITLSGGQRQRTALARALLVDSPILILDDALSSVDNQTATRILKNLSEGTVRKTVVFISHQLSAAAMADRIFVMDQGRIVQMGTHGELLDHAGLYRSLWDQNKLEEALQ, from the coding sequence ATGGCGCGATCGCGGGGGCAACTTCAAAAACTAGGGGCTTATCTTCGTCCACATTGGCGAGATGCAACTTTAGGCGTTTTGGCGTTGCTGGTTGTGAACTCGATCGGGATTTACATTCCGCTACAGATTCGGGATGCGGTTGATAAACTGAGTGTTACGTTTAGCGTTAACGAAATCTTATTTTATGCGCTTCTGATTCTGGTGCTGGCATCGGTAATGTGGGTGATGCGAATGACATCCAGAATTTTGCTTTTTGGTGTCGGTCGTCAGGTTGAATTTGATTTAAAGCAGAAGATCTTTAACCATTTGCTTAAGTTAGAACCTGCCTATTTTGCTGCTAATACCGTTGGTGATTTAATTAACCGCGCTACAAGTGATGTTGATAATATTCGCAGATTGTTAGGGTTTGCGGTTCTCAGTTTAGCAAATACGATATTCGCGTATGCGTTAACACTTCCTGCAATGGTTGCGATCGATGCCCGATTGAGCTTAATGGCGCTTTCGGTGTATCCGTTCATGCTGATTTTGGTGAGTTTATTTAGTAACCGATTGCGATCGCAGCAGTTAACCGTTCAAGAAGAACTCTCGACTGTGAGTGAATTAGTGCAAGAAGATATGAGTGGGATTGCACTGATTAAGATTTACGGTCAGGAAGAAAACGAGCGACGCGCTTTTCGAGAATATAATCGATCGCTGTTGAATGCCAATCTTAAACTCGCGCTGACTCGAAATATTCTGTTTCCAATTTTGCAAGGAATTGCTTATGGAAGCGCGTTGATTTTGCTGTGGTTCGGAGGCGGTTCGATCGCTCGTGGAGAAATCACGGTTGGAGATTTCATTGCACTGCTGATTTTTGTCGAACGATTAGCGTTTCCGACGGCATTACTTGGATTCACGATTACGGCATATCAGCGAGGGGAAGTGAGTATCGATCGAATCGAAGCAATTTTATCAGTTGAACCAAAGATTCAAGATGCGAAAGATGCGATTCCGTTACCTGTCGCGCAAGTGCAAGGAAAGTTAAGCGCGAAGGATTTAACGTTTCGCTATCCGGGTAGTTCGCAACCGAATCTCGATCGCATTAACTTTGCCATTTCTCCGGGTGAAACAGTGGCGATCGTCGGTGCGATCGGTTCCGGTAAATCAACGTTAGCGAACGCATTACCCCGATTGTTAGATATCGATCCGAATCAGTTATTGCTGGATGGGTACGACATTACCGATTTGCGATTAGAAGATTTGCGAGGTGCGATCGCATACGTCCCTCAAGAAAGCTTTCTATTTAGCACTACAATCCGTAACAACATTCGCTACGGTAAGCCAATGGCTGAACAAGACGAAGTGGAACTTGCTGCGAAGATTGCTCAGATTCATGGCGAAATTCTCAACTTTCCGCAGCACTATGACACGATCGTTGGTGAGCGCGGCATTACCCTATCCGGTGGACAACGCCAGCGAACTGCACTCGCACGAGCTTTATTAGTCGATAGTCCGATTCTGATTTTGGATGATGCGTTATCGAGCGTGGACAATCAGACGGCAACGCGGATTTTGAAGAATCTATCAGAAGGAACGGTTCGCAAAACAGTTGTGTTTATCTCACATCAACTCTCAGCGGCAGCAATGGCGGATCGCATCTTTGTAATGGATCAAGGACGAATTGTGCAGATGGGAACGCATGGTGAATTACTCGATCACGCGGGACTTTACCGATCGCTGTGGGATCAAAACAAATTAGAAGAAGCTTTGCAATAA
- the rarD gene encoding EamA family transporter RarD, protein MKVHSASKSGAIYAILAYSAWGLFPLYWKFLTQVPAVELVCHRIVWSMVLLIGLLVAQHRIAEFRQLWKSPKAIASLLLTTTLIAGNWCIYIYGVNSGQIVETSLGYYINPLVTVSLGSVILKEKLNGAKKVAVLLAAIAVFNFIWHFGQVPWIAIALAFSFALYGLFRKLITVTPIVGLTVETLLATPIAIAYISYVGATGTGSFGTSWRVSALLIGCGVVTALPLLWFNNAAKRLQLSTLGFFQYLAPTLQLLIGVAVYREPFTGIHAVTFLLIWSAIAIYSIASLQTRRTSQT, encoded by the coding sequence TTGAAAGTTCATTCTGCCTCGAAATCTGGAGCGATTTACGCGATTCTGGCTTACTCAGCTTGGGGACTGTTTCCCTTGTACTGGAAGTTTCTTACGCAAGTTCCCGCTGTGGAGTTAGTCTGTCATCGGATTGTTTGGTCGATGGTGTTGTTGATCGGATTGCTCGTTGCACAACATCGAATCGCTGAATTTCGCCAGCTTTGGAAATCCCCGAAAGCGATCGCGTCTCTGCTCCTCACCACAACACTGATCGCTGGAAATTGGTGCATTTATATCTATGGCGTAAACTCTGGTCAGATTGTTGAAACCAGTTTGGGCTACTACATCAATCCATTGGTGACAGTTTCGCTCGGCTCCGTGATTCTGAAAGAGAAGCTGAACGGTGCGAAAAAGGTTGCAGTTTTACTAGCCGCGATCGCGGTTTTCAATTTCATCTGGCATTTTGGACAAGTTCCCTGGATTGCGATCGCGCTTGCGTTCTCATTCGCCTTGTATGGACTGTTCCGTAAGCTGATCACAGTAACACCGATCGTTGGATTGACGGTAGAAACCTTGTTAGCAACTCCGATCGCGATTGCCTACATCAGTTATGTAGGAGCAACCGGAACTGGAAGTTTTGGAACCAGTTGGCGTGTTAGTGCATTATTAATCGGCTGTGGAGTTGTCACCGCACTTCCTTTACTTTGGTTTAACAATGCCGCAAAGCGATTACAGCTTTCGACTCTGGGATTCTTTCAGTATCTTGCTCCGACTCTTCAGCTTTTAATTGGAGTTGCTGTGTATCGAGAGCCGTTTACTGGAATTCATGCGGTGACGTTTTTATTGATTTGGAGTGCGATCGCGATCTACTCGATCGCATCTTTACAAACCAGAAGAACCTCACAAACCTAA
- a CDS encoding YajQ family cyclic di-GMP-binding protein: MASTFSFDIVSDFDRQELVNAIDTTKRDVQSRYDLKDTKTEIELGADSIVINTDSEFTLDAVHTLMQQRAAKRELSLKIFDYGKVESASGSRVRQEIKLRKGISQDIAKQITKIIRDEFKKVQGSIQGDVVRVSAKSKDDLQVVMQRMKQEDFPVALQFTNYR, from the coding sequence ATGGCTTCTACATTTTCGTTTGATATTGTCAGCGACTTCGATCGCCAAGAACTCGTCAACGCGATCGACACTACAAAGCGCGATGTCCAGAGCCGCTACGATCTCAAAGATACGAAAACAGAGATCGAACTGGGTGCGGATTCGATCGTGATTAATACCGACAGCGAATTTACGCTCGATGCGGTGCACACTTTGATGCAACAACGGGCGGCGAAACGGGAGTTATCTCTGAAGATTTTTGACTATGGCAAAGTAGAGTCAGCAAGTGGAAGCCGCGTTCGGCAAGAAATTAAGCTGAGAAAGGGAATTAGTCAGGATATCGCGAAGCAGATTACGAAAATTATTCGCGATGAGTTCAAAAAGGTTCAGGGTTCGATTCAAGGCGATGTGGTTCGGGTTTCTGCGAAATCGAAAGATGATTTACAGGTCGTCATGCAGCGAATGAAGCAGGAAGATTTCCCAGTGGCGTTGCAGTTTACAAATTATCGATAG
- a CDS encoding MAPEG family protein codes for MLFGFPVPSLLLIAIAVAVVWIYLPFLVVGYARVQMGYTKEMQSAPRAFFDQLPDYGKRATWAHQNALEAFPIFAAAALMAYITNQTSEVAGWAAILWIVARFLFPIFYILNIPIGRSLMFAVGSLCSFTLIGLSLISTL; via the coding sequence ATGTTGTTTGGATTCCCTGTTCCGAGTTTGCTCCTGATTGCGATCGCGGTTGCAGTCGTTTGGATCTATCTGCCGTTTCTGGTGGTTGGTTATGCACGGGTACAAATGGGCTACACCAAAGAAATGCAATCCGCTCCTCGTGCATTCTTTGACCAATTGCCCGACTATGGAAAACGTGCAACCTGGGCACATCAGAACGCGCTAGAAGCGTTTCCGATTTTTGCAGCGGCGGCACTGATGGCATATATCACGAATCAAACTTCGGAAGTCGCAGGATGGGCAGCGATTCTGTGGATTGTTGCGCGATTTTTATTTCCGATATTTTACATTTTGAACATTCCCATTGGGCGATCGCTGATGTTTGCGGTCGGGTCACTTTGCAGCTTTACGCTAATCGGACTAAGCTTGATCAGCACGCTCTAA